A window of Auraticoccus monumenti contains these coding sequences:
- a CDS encoding NAD(P)/FAD-dependent oxidoreductase, with the protein MGTEKTSAENTTGTDAAERDVVVVGGGAAGLSAAVALGRSRRSVTVVDAGAPRNAPAEGVHTYLGHEGVSPLELLRIGRAEAEGYGVEVVDGQVTRARPLGEPDGEPSFEVELADGRRFRARRVVVATGLGDVLPDVPGVAEQWGRGVVHCPYCHGWEVRDQRIGVLATSPIAGHQARLFRQLSEHVTVLTHLSGDLPEQDVAELDALGVRFVDGEVTALESDGDRVVGARLADGTLVELDALAVATTMHARVSGLEELGLPVDEFRMGDHLFGTNVTADPTGRTSVPGVWVAGNVAVLHAQVVASAAAGMMAGAQVNGDLALADGRAALAARAGLREALTTA; encoded by the coding sequence ATGGGCACGGAGAAGACGAGCGCGGAGAACACGACGGGGACGGACGCGGCCGAGCGCGACGTGGTGGTGGTCGGTGGCGGGGCGGCCGGGCTGAGTGCTGCGGTGGCGCTGGGGCGCTCGCGGCGCAGCGTGACGGTGGTCGACGCCGGTGCGCCGCGCAACGCCCCGGCCGAGGGGGTGCACACCTACCTCGGTCACGAGGGGGTCTCCCCGCTGGAGCTGCTGCGGATCGGACGGGCGGAGGCCGAGGGCTACGGCGTCGAGGTCGTCGACGGGCAGGTCACCCGGGCCCGGCCGCTGGGTGAGCCGGACGGGGAGCCGTCCTTCGAGGTCGAGCTGGCCGACGGCCGTCGGTTCCGGGCCCGGCGGGTGGTCGTGGCCACCGGGCTGGGTGACGTGCTGCCCGACGTCCCCGGCGTCGCCGAGCAGTGGGGCCGCGGCGTCGTGCACTGCCCCTACTGCCACGGCTGGGAGGTGCGCGACCAGCGGATCGGCGTGCTGGCCACGTCGCCGATAGCCGGGCACCAGGCCAGGCTCTTCCGCCAGCTGAGCGAGCACGTCACGGTGCTCACCCACCTCAGCGGGGACCTGCCCGAGCAGGACGTCGCCGAGCTGGACGCGCTCGGGGTGCGCTTCGTGGACGGCGAGGTCACCGCACTGGAGAGCGACGGCGACCGTGTCGTCGGCGCCCGGCTGGCCGACGGGACGCTGGTGGAGCTGGACGCCCTCGCCGTGGCCACCACGATGCACGCGAGGGTCTCCGGCCTGGAGGAGCTCGGCCTCCCCGTGGACGAATTCAGGATGGGCGACCACCTCTTCGGCACCAACGTGACGGCCGACCCGACCGGTCGGACGTCCGTGCCGGGGGTGTGGGTGGCGGGCAACGTCGCCGTGCTGCACGCCCAGGTGGTGGCCTCCGCCGCCGCGGGGATGATGGCCGGCGCCCAGGTGAACGGCGACCTGGCCCTCGCCGACGGGCGGGCCGCCCTGGCCGCCCGGGCCGGACTGCGGGAGGCCCTGACCACCGCCTGA
- a CDS encoding helix-turn-helix domain-containing protein — protein MADEDEDLDVVLQAVGPRLKALRAERGATLAQLSERTGISVSTLSRLESGQRRPTLELLLSLARAHQVQLDDLVDAPVTGDPRVHPRPIQRNGMTMLPLTRRPGGVQAYKIVWPAKKPGPDPALATHEGYEWLYVMSGRIRLRLGEHDLLMGEGEAAEFDTRVPHALSNPGPETAELLMLYGAQGERAHVRAGPRRTKA, from the coding sequence ATGGCTGACGAGGACGAGGACCTGGACGTGGTGCTGCAGGCCGTGGGGCCCCGGCTCAAGGCGCTGCGGGCCGAGCGGGGGGCGACGCTGGCGCAGCTGTCGGAGCGGACCGGGATCTCGGTCAGCACCCTCTCCCGGCTGGAGTCCGGTCAGCGCCGTCCGACCCTGGAGCTGCTGCTCTCCCTGGCCCGGGCGCACCAGGTCCAGCTCGACGACCTGGTCGACGCCCCGGTCACCGGGGACCCGCGGGTGCACCCGCGCCCGATCCAGCGCAACGGCATGACCATGCTGCCGCTGACCCGGCGTCCCGGGGGTGTGCAGGCCTACAAGATCGTGTGGCCGGCGAAGAAGCCTGGTCCGGACCCGGCGCTGGCCACCCACGAGGGCTACGAGTGGCTCTACGTGATGTCGGGGCGGATCCGGCTGAGGCTGGGCGAGCACGACCTGCTGATGGGGGAGGGCGAGGCGGCCGAGTTCGACACCCGGGTGCCGCACGCCCTCAGCAACCCCGGACCCGAGACCGCGGAGCTGCTGATGCTCTACGGCGCGCAGGGTGAGCGGGCGCACGTCCGGGCGGGTCCGCGCCGCACGAAGGCCTGA
- a CDS encoding glucuronyl esterase domain-containing protein yields MRRPDDLDPLTTEDGRPVRDPADWAPRREELRRLFEQSVYGPWPGDPQDVELVVHSETDLGTSRVLQAEVVVASPAVRFPLLLVEPTGPGPHSCFLGMNFHGNHTVLAHPDIAVHDRYAVDGDSGRGSHASEWDVLATVAAGAAVATVFCGDVVQDHPDLAGPELDALATGDGRPGALMAWAWALSAARVALGFRPELDADAVTAFGHSRMGKAALVASGWDDRFAAVVATQSGTGGASPSRKPPERCTPGLDGRPEAETVAAITSRFPHWFAPAFAELAEHPEDLPVEQHQLLALSAPRPTLLWNGTEDLWADPAGTWDSVLAAAPVFALLGADQPAASERPGPGATSPGTLAYGLRPGGHSVLPSDWAAWRAWLTR; encoded by the coding sequence GTGCGCCGCCCCGACGACCTGGACCCGCTCACCACCGAGGACGGCCGCCCCGTCCGAGATCCCGCCGACTGGGCGCCGCGTCGCGAGGAGCTGCGGCGGCTGTTCGAGCAGTCGGTCTACGGACCCTGGCCCGGGGACCCGCAGGACGTCGAGCTGGTCGTCCACTCCGAGACGGACCTCGGCACGTCCCGGGTGCTGCAGGCCGAGGTCGTGGTCGCCTCCCCGGCCGTGCGCTTCCCGCTGCTGCTCGTCGAGCCGACCGGCCCGGGTCCCCACTCCTGCTTCCTGGGGATGAACTTCCACGGCAACCACACCGTGCTCGCCCACCCCGACATCGCCGTGCACGACCGGTACGCCGTCGACGGCGACTCCGGCCGCGGCTCCCACGCGAGCGAGTGGGACGTGCTGGCCACGGTGGCGGCCGGCGCCGCGGTCGCCACCGTCTTCTGCGGGGACGTGGTGCAGGACCACCCGGACCTGGCCGGACCCGAACTCGACGCCCTGGCCACCGGTGACGGGCGGCCCGGTGCGTTGATGGCCTGGGCCTGGGCGCTGTCGGCGGCCCGGGTCGCGCTGGGCTTCCGGCCCGAGCTGGACGCCGACGCGGTCACCGCCTTCGGGCACTCGCGGATGGGCAAGGCCGCCCTGGTGGCCAGCGGCTGGGACGACCGCTTCGCCGCGGTGGTCGCCACCCAGAGCGGCACCGGCGGGGCCTCACCGTCCCGCAAGCCGCCGGAGCGCTGCACCCCCGGCCTCGACGGGCGTCCCGAGGCCGAGACGGTGGCGGCGATCACCAGCCGCTTCCCGCACTGGTTCGCCCCCGCCTTCGCCGAGCTGGCCGAGCACCCCGAGGACCTGCCGGTGGAGCAGCACCAGCTGCTGGCCCTCTCCGCCCCCCGACCGACGCTGCTGTGGAACGGCACCGAGGACCTGTGGGCCGACCCGGCAGGTACCTGGGACTCCGTCCTGGCCGCCGCGCCGGTGTTCGCTCTCCTCGGCGCGGACCAGCCCGCCGCGTCGGAGCGGCCCGGGCCCGGGGCCACCAGCCCGGGGACCCTCGCCTACGGGCTCCGGCCCGGAGGGCACAGCGTCCTGCCCTCGGACTGGGCGGCGTGGCGGGCCTGGCTGACGCGCTGA